A segment of the Leptospiraceae bacterium genome:
TTCATATTTTTTAAAATTTGAATGTACTCATCAAAAATATCTAATACGATTGCATCGATCTCTTTATCAGAACTTTGAAGAATATTTTTGTATTCCTCGCCCATATTTTTCAAACGGCTTATATGCGATAATATCAGTTTAGGTGGAAATAACTTTGGGTCGATTTTTCGTTGTTTTAAAGAATCAATTAATATGGTTTCCAAATCACCGGGCGTTTGTAACATAAACGGTACATGAAATCCGAGCCGATCAATATGTTTTTTTAGGATATTTAATCCCAAGGAATGAAAGGTCGAAAGCGTTAGTCCCCTTCCTTCTTTTTTTGCAAGAGACTTTCGAACTCTTTCCCGCATTTCTTTCGAACTTTTATTTGTAAATGAAAGAGCAACTATATGTTTTGGATCGATTTTCTTTTTTTGAATTAGATAAACAATGCGATTTGTGATTACACGTGTTTTGCCTGAACCGGCCCCCGCAAATATTAAGAGAGGTCCTTCTACATGTTTTACTGCTGCTTCTTGCGCTGGATTTAATTTCAATTGATGCTATGATGAAAATGATAATTGCAAATGCGTAGAGACAGGTTTAAACCTGTCTCTACAATATACCTAATTAGGTATAAAGTTTGTTAATTTGGTCTTTGTATTTTTCTGTGATCACATGACGTTTGAGTTTAAAGAGATTGGTCATTTCATCTCCCACTTCAAATGCTTTTGTGATTAGGAAAAATGGTGTTACTTGCTCAAAGGATTTGAATCCATTCTTTGAACTATTGAATTCTTTGATTTCTTTTTTGTAGAGATCTAAAACTTTAGGGTTAGCAATTAACGCTTTTTCATCTGTTTCATTGACTCCATTTTCTTTAGCCCAAATTTTGAGTTTTTCGAAATCAGGAACAATGATAGCACCTAAGTTTTTTTGGTCTTGTCCTACAACCATGATTTGGCTGACGTATTGTGACTCTGTGATTTTGTTCTCGATTGGGACCGGCTCAACGTTTTCCCCGCCAAGTAGTACTACTGTATCTTTAGCACGACCTGTGAGTGTGAGAGTGTCTTTGAAGTTGATCATTCCCAAATCTCCAGTATCCATCCAACCATCTTTGAGTGCTTTGTTGGTAGCTTCAGGATTTTTGTAATATCCTTTCATGACTTGAGGACCTCTAACAAACACGATCCCTTTTGATCCACGTTTTCCTTCAACAGATCCATCTACTTTTACATGTGTTAAAACTGCACCGTTGAAATCGCGGATTTGCAGTTCAGTCTTCGGAGCAACTTTACCAACGGAACCCATCACCAAATTTTTAAAGTTACGAGCAGAAATTACAGGTGCAGTTTCTGTCATACCATAACCTTCAATCACTTTGATTCCAATATCATTGAAAAATGCATCTACGTGTTTTTGCAGAGCACCACCACCAGAACAAGTAGCTCTTAGGTGTCCACCTGTCGCTAAACGAATTTTAGAAAGTGCAATCGCATCAAAAAGTTTGTAAGGAATCAAAGTTAATATAGCAACTATGATAGACTTGATACCTGTTAAGAGAGAAACGATTGGATTTCTTCCTTCATAATCCACTTCTTGACCTTGGAGGAAACGAAGAGATGCATGAAAATGCTTAGAGAAGAAATAAGCAGTGTTAAAAATTCCTTTTCTTATTGCTGGAGTTTGCTTTGGATCATTGAGTCTGTTGTAAACTCCAAGGTAAATACTTTCCCAAAGACGTGGAGCAGATCCCATGAAGGTTGGCTTTGCTTTCCCAAAATCTTCGCGCATATCACGAACGTTTGTAAAGTAAGTGGATGCTCCGCGGCTAACAGCTGCATACATAAACACTCTTTCAAAAATATGCCAAACTGGTAAAATAGAAAGAACTCTATCCTTAGAAGAAATTTCAAGAAGAGGCACCATATCATTAACTTGGTGCATCATATTAGAATGCATTAACATTACACCTTTAGGCTGGCCAGTTGTTCCAGATGTGTAAATTAAAGTAAATAAATCATCAGGTTTGATATCAGCAACTCTGGCTTCAACTTTCTTTGTGCCACCTGCTCTAAGTTTGCTTCCTTTTTCAATTAAGTCATATAGTTTTAATACACCAGATCCGCCTTTTGCATTTGGATCAATCATGATTACAGTCTTAACAGAAGTCTTAGACTTAACCTTGCTAAACTTTTCTAGAACTTTATCATTTTCAACGAAAAGAACTTTTGACTCAGAATGGTTAAGAATATATTCTAACTCTGTCTCTGTTACATCTGTTCCTCTAGGAACGTCGGCTGCACCTGTCATTAGAATTCCAGCATCAATAACTGCCCATTCTAATCTATGGTCTGCAATAAAACCTACCTTATCCCTTGCGTTAACTCCTAAGTCGATAAGAGCTTCTCCTAAATTAAGACCCATCTCATAAAGGTCTTTATAATTGGTTGGCTTGTATTCTTTCTTTTCGTTTTTAGAAAAAAAAGCTGGCAATGTGCCATATTTTTCAGCCGATTCCTTGTATACTTCTGCGAGGTTGTTCGCCATATCTGTAACTACTCCTGATTAATTTTTATTTGTTAGACTGGTTGTAAGTTTAACCCACGAAAATAAATTTTATGAAAAAGTTCAAGTTAATTTTTTAAAAAAAATTGCATTTTGAAATTCTAGGACATGTGTTTTATTTAGGATGGATTTTAGAATTTTGCCTTCGCGACTTTAACATTATTAGCCTGTGCCCACCTACCCTCGCTAGGAATAGATGGAATCTTTTTTAACTAGTCAAATTTTTTATCAATTGTTCTTTCGATATTTCTTGTTCGTAATCCTCGAGGAGTGCTTATCGTTGCAGAACCGGAAACACTTCCTTTTATTTCTAAAAGCCTTGGCTCTGTAAGATTATTATTTTCATCTAGAGTATAGGTAAGACGAAGAATATCTTTTGTCGCTTTGACTGTAGTATTTACACCGACATCAATGGTTCTAACATTCATAGCCCTCTGAATATTCAAACTTCCAACCCGATTCATAGAGTGAGAATCTGCTTTTTCTGATACAATCGAGCCAGACTTAGAAATATTAATTTTGGATGTACCAATTTGTGTCATGGTCATAGTACCAGAAACAATTTTCATTCCATCTCGCATGGAGCAGTTTTGAAAAGTAGAAGTTCTAGTAGAATTAGAAATTTCTATATCCTTATTGAATGTATCAGTGAGTGATATAAGTGTTAAATCAAGTCCACCGCTCACAGTTACAGTTCCTCCGTTGGGGCAATTTTTGATTTGCTCCTCAAACGTTATTCTTCCACTTTCATCTGTTTTAAGAACTTTGTTTGCCATTTCTAAATTTCTAGTTTTCATTTCCGAATTTTCATTAAAGTTTTCATCGATGTCCAAAAAATTTCTAGCTAATTGGTTTGCAGTTGCATCTGCTTGAGCATCCGAATCATTAGTTGCTATATTAGCTAATGCTAATAATTGTCGATTGGTTTTTTTATCATCAGAGCTTCCAGTTGAATCGCAGCCGACTGCAAGTAAGAGTGTCACAAGAATTAAGAGTGATTTTTTTAAAAAGTTTGGTTTCATAAATTTTCTCCATTGTTAATTTAATAGAGTTGTTGAAAAATAAAATAGAAAGAGTTATTTCACCCGCTACATGCGCGGGTGAAACTTATTTATTCTCTAATTTTCGGGCAACTCTAATTGTAAGACACCAAATAGGATACGATAGTTTCATCTTTAGCGAGTTGAAATTGTAAATAAGTGTAAAGACAATGTTTATGAAAAAAACTTCTACTTGTTTTCAATTTATAATTTTTTAATATGTGAAATATGATACTACTCATTGAGGATGATTTTTACATTTCCAAGTACATCTCTGAATATTTATCTGCTGAAGGTGAAAATATTATCATAGCCAACAATTACTTAGATGGTTTACACTTTATCAATAATCGATCCAATGATTTCGAAATGGTTTTATTGGATATAATGCTTCCAGATGGGAATGGATTAGAAATACTAAAAGAACTAAGGAAGAATTCAGAGATCCCAGTATTAATCATGTCGTCCATAGCGGATAATGAGAATATGGTTCATTCTCTAGATATTGGGGCTGACGATTATTTATTAAAACCTTTCCTACCAAACTTATTATTTGCAAAAATTAATTCTATTCGTCGAAGAAATAATAAAAAGGCGGCTATTTCGAATTATACGACAAACGATGGAAGAGTTATAAAACTAGATAAAGTGAATAGAAAATTAAAAATAAATGATTCAGAAATTGGAATTACTTCAAATGAATTCGATTTGATTGTATGTTTTTTCCAAAAACCCGGGGAAGTTATTTCTAAACAAAATTTATCAGAGACCACAACAGGAAAAAAAATGGGAAGTGGGGATAGAGCAATTGATATGCATATAAGTAATATAAGAAATAAATGCAACTTACATTCTGAATTAAAAACAGTTTGGGGGAAAGGGTATCTATTGGTTTATGAAAATATACAATAAAATTCTAGCTATATATGCTCTATTTTTCTTGATGTTATTTTTAGGAGCAGGGGTAATTTTCATTATCCGCAATACAAATTCTCCTCCTGGAATTATAGGCATGATTCGAATTTTAGTTCACAATTCTCATGTTTTTATTCCTTACTTAGATGAAAGCGAACCAAAAGACAGAGAAGATTTTTATAAACTTCTAAATCAAACAAAGGCGATTAGAATTTTTGAAACCACAAAAAAGAAATTAGAAGAATCAAAAATTGATTTCGATACAGTGCATAAATCTAAATCAGATCCTGAAAGAGTGTATGTGTTGAAATTCAAACAAAGATTTGCCCCACCACTTCTAATTCCAGTTGTGATTATTTCAATTTTACTATTCATTTTAATGCTCGTTACAACCTACTTGATGTATTCTTCCGTAAAATCCATTTCTTCTATCTCCAAAACCATTCAAGAATTTGGAGAAGGAAATTGGGGCAGACGACATATATCCGCAGATACCAACTACGAAACAAAACTTCTCACGGAATCATTTAACCTTATGGCTTCTAAAATTGAATCTTATAGAACTAGGGATAAACTCCTACTTCGTTCTATCATTCATGAAATTAGAAATCCTGTAATGGCTTTGCGTTGGGGATGGGAACTTTTTAAGAAAAAAAAGACAGGTATCAACTTGGAAGAAAATATTGTATCCATAGAAAAAGCGATAGAAGAAATACAAATCATTACCTCTGCGATTATCCAAGAAAAGAAAAATGAATTAATCGAAATTAATTTAGTGGAATACTTTGATACTTTTATAAAAAGAATGAATCCAATTGTCAAAAATGCGAATAGAAATATCCTATTTACCTCAAGCAAAGAATTTAATCCCACTGTTCTATGTAATCCAAATAGTCTATCTATCATCCTAAAAAACTTAGTACAAAATTTTATCCTTTATGAACCAAAAGAAATTTCTATTCATTTTCTTTTACAAGAAATCAAAGGAAGTATTCAAATTAAACTAAAAGTCAGCCTTCCCGATTCAGAGAATTGGATATTCGAACCATTTCAAAGAGGGGATAATTCCAATTTATCCGGCGATGGAATTGGACTTAGTATCTCTAGAATCATTGCTGTTAATATGAATTGGAATCTATTTCTAAAAGATGGGTATATGGTATTGAGTGACGACCATCCAAAATGAAGGCGAACAAACGTTTGTTCGCATTCATTTTGGATGTTTGCATTCAT
Coding sequences within it:
- a CDS encoding AMP-binding protein; translated protein: MANNLAEVYKESAEKYGTLPAFFSKNEKKEYKPTNYKDLYEMGLNLGEALIDLGVNARDKVGFIADHRLEWAVIDAGILMTGAADVPRGTDVTETELEYILNHSESKVLFVENDKVLEKFSKVKSKTSVKTVIMIDPNAKGGSGVLKLYDLIEKGSKLRAGGTKKVEARVADIKPDDLFTLIYTSGTTGQPKGVMLMHSNMMHQVNDMVPLLEISSKDRVLSILPVWHIFERVFMYAAVSRGASTYFTNVRDMREDFGKAKPTFMGSAPRLWESIYLGVYNRLNDPKQTPAIRKGIFNTAYFFSKHFHASLRFLQGQEVDYEGRNPIVSLLTGIKSIIVAILTLIPYKLFDAIALSKIRLATGGHLRATCSGGGALQKHVDAFFNDIGIKVIEGYGMTETAPVISARNFKNLVMGSVGKVAPKTELQIRDFNGAVLTHVKVDGSVEGKRGSKGIVFVRGPQVMKGYYKNPEATNKALKDGWMDTGDLGMINFKDTLTLTGRAKDTVVLLGGENVEPVPIENKITESQYVSQIMVVGQDQKNLGAIIVPDFEKLKIWAKENGVNETDEKALIANPKVLDLYKKEIKEFNSSKNGFKSFEQVTPFFLITKAFEVGDEMTNLFKLKRHVITEKYKDQINKLYT
- a CDS encoding response regulator transcription factor, translated to MILLIEDDFYISKYISEYLSAEGENIIIANNYLDGLHFINNRSNDFEMVLLDIMLPDGNGLEILKELRKNSEIPVLIMSSIADNENMVHSLDIGADDYLLKPFLPNLLFAKINSIRRRNNKKAAISNYTTNDGRVIKLDKVNRKLKINDSEIGITSNEFDLIVCFFQKPGEVISKQNLSETTTGKKMGSGDRAIDMHISNIRNKCNLHSELKTVWGKGYLLVYENIQ
- a CDS encoding HAMP domain-containing histidine kinase yields the protein MKIYNKILAIYALFFLMLFLGAGVIFIIRNTNSPPGIIGMIRILVHNSHVFIPYLDESEPKDREDFYKLLNQTKAIRIFETTKKKLEESKIDFDTVHKSKSDPERVYVLKFKQRFAPPLLIPVVIISILLFILMLVTTYLMYSSVKSISSISKTIQEFGEGNWGRRHISADTNYETKLLTESFNLMASKIESYRTRDKLLLRSIIHEIRNPVMALRWGWELFKKKKTGINLEENIVSIEKAIEEIQIITSAIIQEKKNELIEINLVEYFDTFIKRMNPIVKNANRNILFTSSKEFNPTVLCNPNSLSIILKNLVQNFILYEPKEISIHFLLQEIKGSIQIKLKVSLPDSENWIFEPFQRGDNSNLSGDGIGLSISRIIAVNMNWNLFLKDGYMVLSDDHPK